The following are encoded in a window of Urocitellus parryii isolate mUroPar1 chromosome 7, mUroPar1.hap1, whole genome shotgun sequence genomic DNA:
- the Neurl4 gene encoding neuralized-like protein 4 isoform X3 — protein sequence MVSPAQARPETFPNSLESHNDFASMELSEVCGTLIKLSNNNKTAERRRPLDEFNNGVVMTNRPLRDNEMFEIRIDKLVDKWSGSIEIGVTTHNPNSLEYPATMTNLQSGTIMMSGCGILTNGKGTRREYCEFSLDELQEGDHIGLTRKSNSALHFFINGIDQGVATPLTPPVVYGVVDLYGMAVKVTIVHNNNHSDRLRRNNAILRALSPEGALRRAAPAAQAEPERLLFHPNCGQKAAITHEGRTALRPHATDDFNHGVVLSSRALRDGEVFQVRIDKMVDKWAGSIEIGVTTHNPAYLQLPSTMTNLRSGTWMMTGNGVMHNGTTILDEYGHNLDRLKAGDTVGVVRREDGTLHFFVNGMTQGPAAWNVPPGVYAVVDLYGQAAQATIVDDVEVPPVPEPLPEGNNQVSPSSPSSGAGGSDLRFHQLHGSNAVITNGGRTALRHNCRSEFNDAIVISNRALRDGELFEIVIQKMVDRWSGSIEAGVTAIRPEDLEFPNTMTDIDYDTWMLSGTAIMQDGNTMRNNYGCDLDALGTGARIGMMRTAKGDLHYFINGQDQGAACSGLPPGKEVYAVVDLYGQCVQVSITNATGPMDNSLATSNTATEKSFPLHSPVAGVAHRFHSTCGKNVTLEEDGTRAVRATGYAHGLVFSTKELKAEEVFEVKVEELDEKWAGSLRLGLTTLAPGEMGPGAGSGPGLPPSLPELRTKTTWMVSSCEVRRDGQLQRMNYGRNLERLGVGSRVGIRRGADDTMHILVDGEDMGPAATGIAKNVWAVLDLYGPVRSVSIVSSTRLEEPEGTQPPSPSSDTGSEGEEDDEGEDHGLGGQNQVGIMPAAFEFLENHGKNILLSNGNRTATRVASYNQGIVVISQPLVPQLLVQVRIDFLNRQWTSSLVLGVITCPPERLNFPASACALKRAAWLLRGRGVFHNGLKICEKFGPNLDTCPEGTILGLRLDSSGGLHLHVNGVDHGVAVPDVPQPCHALVDLYGQCEQVTIVSPEPGAASGKSAGTQGDMEKADMVDGIKESVCWGPQPAASPLKSCEYHALCSRFQELLLLPEDYFIPPPKRSLCYCESCRKLRGDETHRRRGEPPREYALPFGWCRFNLRVNPHLEAGTLTKKWHMAYHGSNVAAVRRVLDRGELGAGTASILSCRPLKGEPGVGFEEPGENCAPPREEQPPPVLLSPSLQYAGAETLASKVQFRDPKSQRTHQAQVAFQVCVRPGSYTPGPPSAALREPPDPHFSPAELEWVTKEKGATLLYALLVRVE from the exons ATGGTGTCCCCAGCGCAGGCCCGACCGGAGACGTTTCCTAACAGCCTTGAGTCGCATAATG ACTTTGCCAGCATGGAGCTCTCTGAGGTG TGTGGGACCCTCATCAAACTCAGCAACAATAATAAGACAGCTGAGCGCCGGAGGCCCCTGGATGAATTTAACAATGGGGTCGTCATGACAAACCGACCACTTCGGGACAATGAGATGTTTGAG ATCCGGATAGACAAGCTTGTAGATAAGTGGTCAGGCTCTATTGAGATTGGTGTCACCACCCACAACCCCAACAGCCTGGAGTACCCAGCCACTATGACCAACCTCCAGTCAG GCACCATCATGATGAGCGGCTGTGGGATCCTAACCAATGGCAAGGGCACCCGCCGGGAGTACTGTGAATTTAGTCTGGATGAGCTGCAG GAGGGTGACCACATTGGCCTCACAAGGAAGTCCAATTCTGCTCTACACTTCTTCATTAATGGCATCGATCAGG GTGTGGCTACCCCATTGACACCCCCAGTGGTGTATGGTGTGGTGGACTTGTATGGGATGGCTGTGAAAGTCACCATTGTTCATAACAACAACCACTCTGATCGACTCCGCCGAAACAATGCCATTCTGCGGGCGCTATCCCCTGAGGGTGCTCTCCGACGTGCTGCTCCTGCTGCCCAGGCAGAACCTGAGCGCCTGCTTTTCCACCCCAATTGTGGGCAGAAGGCAGCCATTACCCACGAGGGACGCACTGCCCTGAGGCCCCA TGCCACTGATGACTTCAATCATGGAGTggtgctcagcagtagagccctacGGGACGGAGAGGTATTCCAGGTGCGCATCGACAAGATGGTGGACAAATGGGCTGGCTCCATTGAGATTGGTGTGACTACTCACAACCCTGCCTACCTCCAGTTGCCCTCCACCATGACCAACTTGCGCTCTG GGACCTGGATGATGACTGGGAATGGGGTGATGCACAACGGGACAACCATCCTGGATGAATATGGGCACAACCTGGACCGCCTCAAG GCAGGGGACACGGTGGGTGTGGTGCGGCGAGAAGATGGGACTCTCCACTTCTTTGTCAACGGAATGACTCAGGGTCCTGCTGCCTGGAATGTACCCCCAGGCGTCTATGCTGTCGTCGATCTCTATGGCCAGGCAGCTCAGGCCACCATTGTGGATGACGTAG AGGTACCTCCAGTCCCTGAGCCACTCCCTGAGGGAAACAACCAGGTATCTCCAAGCTCCCCATCCTCAGGGGCTGGAGGTTCTGACCTACGCTTCCACCAGCTGCATGGAAGTAATGCCGTCATTACTAATGGAGGTCGTACTGCACTTCGGCACAACTGCCGCAGCGAGTTCAATGATGCCATTGTCATTTCCAACCG GGCCCTTCGGGATGGAGAGCTGTTTGAAATTGTCATTCAGAAGATGGTGGACCGCTGGTCAGGCTCCATTGAAGCTG GAGTTACTGCTATTCGACCCGAAGACCTCGAATTCCCCAACACCATGACAGACATTGACTATGATACATGGATGCTGAG TGGTACAGCCATCATGCAAGATGGTAACACAATGCGCAACAACTATGGGTGTGACCTGGATGCACTGGGCACAGGTGCACGCATTGGCATGATGCGAACTGCCAAGGGTGATCTGCACTACTTCATTAATGGCCAGGACCAAGGCGCTGCCTGCTCAGGATTGCCTCCGGGTAAAG AGGTGTATGCAGTAGTAGATCTCTATGGCCAATGTGTCCAAGTGTCTATCACCAATGCCACTGGCCCCATGGACAATAGCCTGGCGACCAGCAACACTGCCACTGAGAAGTCATTCCCCTTACACTCCCCAG TGGCTGGTGTGGCTCACCGATTTCATAGTACTTGTGGCAAGAATGTCACTCTAGAGGAGGATGGCACAAGGGCAGTGCGTGCCACTGGCTATGCTCACGGCCTTGTCTTCAGCACCAAGGAGCTCAAGGCGGAGGAAGTTTTTGAG GTAAAAGTGGAAGAGCTAGATGAGAAATGGGCAGGTTCCCTCCGGCTGGGACTGACCACACTGGCACCAGGGGAAATGGGACCTGGAGCAGGCAGTGGCCCAGGGCTGCCTCCTTCCCTGCCAGAGCTCCGGACTAAGACCACCTGGATGGTCTCCAGCTGTGAAGTGAGGCGTGATGGGCAGCTCCAGAGGATGAACTATGGCCGGAATCTAGAGAGACTTGGG GTGGGTAGCCGTGTAGGCATTCGTCGAGGAGCAGATGACACAATGCACATCCTAGTAGATGGAGAGGATATGGGGCCTGCAGCCACTGGCATTGCCAAG AACGTGTGGGCTGTATTGGATCTATATGGGCCAGTACGCAGTGTGTCCATTGTCAGTTCCACAAGGCTGGAGGAGCCAGAAGGCACCCAACCTCCTTCCCCCAGCTCAGACACCGGCAGTGAAGGCGAGGAGGATGACGAGGGCGAGGATCATGGCCTGGGT GGCCAGAATCAAGTTGGTATTATGCCTGCAGCCTTTGAGTTCCTGGAGAACCATGGGAAGAATATCCTCTTGTCCAATGGAAACCGTACAGCTACACGGGTGGCCAGCTATAATCAGGGCATCGTTGTCATCAGCCAGCCTCTGGTGCCCCAGCTGCTAGTCCAG GTGCGGATAGACTTCCTGAACCGACAGTGGACATCCTCCCTTGTCCTGGGAGTCATCACCTGCCCACCTGAGAGGCTCAACTTCCCTGCTTCTGCCTGTGCCCTCAAACGGGCAGCCTGGCTACTGCGGGGCCGTGGTGTCTTCCACAATGGTCTCAAG ATCTGTGAGAAGTTTGGGCCAAATCTGGACACATGTCCTGAAGGCACCATCCTGGGACTGCGGCTAGACAGCTCTGGAGGACTGCATCTCCATGTCAATGGGGTGGACCATGGGGTAGCTGTGCCAGATGTGCCCCAGCCTTGTCATGCACTTGTGGACCTCTATGGGCAGTGTGAGCAG GTGACAATTGTGAGCCCTGAACCAGGGGCTGCCAGTGGAAAGAGTGCTGGAACCCAAGGGGACATGGAAAAAGCAGACATGGTGGATG GTATTAAAGAGAGCGTGTGCTGGGGTCCACAGCCTGCTGCTAGCCCTCTAAAGAGTTGCGAGTATCATGCCCTTTGCTCCCGCTTCCAAGAACTGCTGCTGCTTCCTG AGGATTATTTCATACCTCCGCCGAAACGTAGCCTATGCTACTGTGAGTCTTGTCGGAAGCTTCGAGGAGATGAGACCCACAGGCGCCGAGGGGAGCCTCCCCGGGAATACGCCCTGCCCTTTGGCTGGTGCAGGTTCAACCTCAG AGTGAATCCCCATCTGGAAGCTGGGACACTAACCAAGAAGTGGCACATGGCATATCATGGGAGCAATGTGGCAGCTGTACGGAGAGTGCTGGACCGAGGGGAGCTGGGAGCAG GTACTGCCTCCATCCTGAGTTGCCGGCCCTTGAAGGGAGAACCTGGGGTGGGGTTTGAGGAGCCTGGTGAGAACTGTGCACCTCCCCGGGAGGAGCAGCCCCCTCCAGTGCTGCTTTCCCCCTCCCTTCAATATGCTGGGGCTGAGACCCTAGCCTCCAAAGTGCA ATTCCGGGATCCCAAATCCCAGCGGACGCACCAGGCTCAGGTGGCGTTCCAGGTGTGTGTGCGTCCTGGCTCCTACACCCCTGGCCCCCCTTCTGCTGCCCTCAGAGAACCTCCTGACCCTCACTTCAGCCCAGCAGAACTTGAGTGGGTCACTAAGGAGAAGGGGGCCACACTCCTCTATGCGCTGCTGGTGCGGGTGGAATGA